Genomic DNA from Panthera leo isolate Ple1 chromosome A1, P.leo_Ple1_pat1.1, whole genome shotgun sequence:
GCCCCTCATCTACTCTGCCTATAGAAATCCACCCATATTGTGCTAGGAAACATGAAATGGAAGCAAAGGTACAGACCTAAAGGGGGCTGACCTCACAATGACACCCTTGAGCCTCGGTCTGCTCCCACTCCCACTGTGTGCTTTGGGCACACAATGATTGATGACTCTTCCTGGCTGCAGGACAGGAGTTTGTTTTTCACGTTCACGACTATGGGCCCATACAGTACCCAGCACAGTTCTGGCAGGTAAGAAGGCTTGGCACCAGAACCATCTCTGCAAGGAAGCCACACACTTCGCTCCAGTCACACTGGCCTTAAAAGGCTTCTTGGAATGGTCCTGCCCCAACACTATCCCTTACGGGCACTGGTGGTGAGAACCACCACACAGTTCATGTGCCAAGGTTGAATCTAAAGGCACTCAGATTTTTGTGTCTGCCTTTCCATGGTCATTTCTCACTTCTGCTGGGGTTGAACCAGTCCCAAGTTTCAGTCCTTCCCTGTCCAGGCACCACAGCCCAGAGATGCCAGAGCCAGGGTAACCAGCCAACATCTAGGAAGGCCTGGCATAACAGGGTAAGGGTGGGATGTGTACGTAATGGCCAGAGACACTACCCCAGAGGGTTTTTCAATGCTTAGGCCCCTCTCTCTTGTAGGATGGCAGTCCGGCGACCAGCAGGCGGCCCTCAGCCACTGGGATTGGGCTAGAAGATGGCAGGCCAGGCCTGGGACCTCCTTATGGGCAGCCATCTCACCTCCCATTGCATCACAATGGCAGCAACAGTGAGGCTACCTTAATGACTCAAATGAGCACCCTGCATGTGTCTCCACTTCACAGGTAGTACAGAGAGATGGCCTTTGAAGCCACACCCAGATCCCATCTTAATCCCTGATCCCTCAAATCTCATCTTGACCCCTGACACTTGATCTCTGGGTCTCAGCTGGTTTCACTCTGATCCATGAAACCTCACCAGACCCCTGAGCTGGCAGAGGGGAAGGTTGGTACCACAACCCTGTCCCTTGGTGCATCTTTTTCACGCAGCACTGACCCAGCCAGAGGCCTCCCGCGGAGCCGAGACTGCGGAGTGGACCTGGGCTCCGAGGTGTACAGGATGCTTCGGGAGCCGGCTGAGCCCTTGACTGCAGAGCCCAAGCAGTCAGGCTCCTTCCGCTACTTGCAGGGCATGCTAGAGGCTGGGGAGGGCGGTAAGACTCCTGCCAACTTGCCCCACCTGCCTTCCCACTCCCTCAGTTGCCTTGAATTGCTCCGCCCCCTCTCTTTGCGTCCCCATGCCCTGCCTCCCAGCTATCTGCCCCTGCCTTGTCTCCTCCCAGCGTTCCCACACCCCTCAATGCAACTGTGAGTGCTGATTCTCACTCCACCCTTGTCACATTCCCTGGTCCCATGCCCTCCAAACCTTATCCCCAGTCGCAGTGCTGGTGGTCCCTGAAGCAGGGCCCAACCCACACCGCGTAGAACTGAAGTTATTCCCTTTTCTCACCTCTGCACCTGGCTCATGCCACTTGCGCTCCGGCTTTCAGGGGAGCGGCCCGGGCCTGGCGGCCCCCGCAACCTCAAGCCCACCGCCAGCAAGCTGGGCACTCCGCTGAGTGGCCTGCAAGGACTGCCCGAATGCACACGCTGTGGCCATGGCATCGTGTGAGTACACACCCCTGCTTTCCCCACCCTGACCCGGGTACTCCCTTGGCCCCGCCCGAGGCCCTGAGGCCCCGGATGGGCGCGCTCACGAATGCGTCAATCAGTCGCCGGAAGCAGCCCTCTCCCCCCCGTCTCCCCATCAGGGGCACCATCGTCAAGGCTCGGGACAAGCTTTACCACCCGGAGTGCTTCATGTGCAGCGACTGCGGCCTGAACCTTAAGCAGCGCGGTTACTTCTTTCTGGACGAGCGGCTCTACTGTGAGAGCCACGCCAAGGCTCGCGTCAAGCCGCCGGAGGGCTACGATGTGGTGGCGGTATACCCCAATGCCAAGGTGGAACTCGTCTGAGCTGCTCCCGGAActtccagtctctgcttctgcttttaaTGCCCCCACTCGGCCCGTGTAAATATGTTTGCCCCCTGCCTCTCTAATAAACTCCCTCAGCTCGGCCTTGAACATGTCCGTGCCCTGGCCTGCCTCCCTCTAGCACAGGCCATGACTCCCGAGTGCTGCCTCTATGTCCTAGGCACTGGGTGCATTGGTGAGCAAGACAGGTGCTGTGCTGCCTTCAAGGAGGCCACAGCCTAGATGGCTGGCAGACATAAATCACAAGGGGCAGTTATATTAGTAGGGAGGTGCGATCTGGGGTGCTATGACTGATGTCACACCAAGGGGTCTGATCTGGGTGGAGTCAGAGAAGGTGTCAACTGAGGACTATACAGAGAGGAATCGTGTATGCAGAGGTATGAGACAAGTAAGCACAGAGAGGAAGGGTCTCCTCTGGCCACCAGCAGAGAGAGGGCAGCCCTTAGCAGCTGCAGGTGGGATTGctgaagggtggggggtgggggggggtagaaATCCCTGGGACTGCTGATGGCGGTACCTGCCCCCTGACCTTCCGCGTTCTCGGCGTTCTcatgtgtctctccctccccctgcccactaTTCTTTCCTCGacccctttttctttccccttcacctctccccccaccaggGGGCGCGCCTAGAGAGTGTTGGGGGAGGGCCTGTGAGAGTCAGGagagggactggggaggggggagcgaggaggcggagagggagagagagagaaaggaggaggaccTAGGACCCCACCCTTCACGCAGCTCCAATCTCCAAAGCCCAGGGTAAACACAACCCCTTCTCCAGACCTGGCGGTTGATTACCAGGTGGTGGGGCGGCCTGGAGCCTTTAATGGATCGGTAGCTTATGCCGCTACAGACTGgcgctttttaaaaaatataaatgatatcagAGTTGGTGAGTTGTGGCCGTTCACAGGCAACAAACTGCCCTGGACTCCAGGTCACACGGATCTGCGCTCTCCACAGCTTGCTCCCGGCCGGAAGCAGCCTCATTCGCTGAGTCCCCGTTTACTTAGCTAGTAATGTACCTTTGTGCTATTTTCAATTTTGTACTGTcacaaaaaccacaaaagattTATCGTTTCCCCCTCTTACTATCAGCACACGACAGTGCCCGTTAACTCACGCTCTTGCTATCACAGGatagtatctctctctcttttcattttttgccaACCCGATGAGTAAAATGCGGTACGtggttgctttaatttgcattcctctGATTACCGGTGATGCACATTCATTCGACAAATACTTCTGTTTGCTGTTGGGCGCTGAGTGAACAGCTGGGAACAGAATGGTCTTCTCCCTCCAAGACTTCTTCTCCTGTGAATTGCCCTAAACCCTTTACTCATTTTTCCGAGACTCATTTACTTCTTGTTGATAGGACCTTTTCATACTTTTGCAGGGGTCTTTGTCACTTGACTTTATTCCACTCTCACGTTGACTTAATTACTACTGTTGAAGAGTGTAATATGCCAATCTCTCCTTGTTCCTGGTTTTTACAAACATGTCAATGCTGTTCTTGTACATTTCTAATTGTTGAGGTTTAGACTCAGGATGCCAGACtcgggaaaacaaacaaacttttttgAACCATGACCCTGACTCTCCAGACTCATTTGGCAAGAACTGGTGTAAAAGGTAGAGTCCTGTCCTGAAAGATACTGTAATCCGTGTTTACCCTGCATTTATTCAGGCATGGTGTACATAATCTcgtaaatttttatttctgcttactTCTTGTAGACATTGTGTTCCTGCTTTAATTTGTTCTCCTCCCgccgcctcctccccaccctgaggGAACACAGGCCAGGACAGCGgacaggtgcccccagagaagTGAGGGGAAAAGAGACAGGGCTGGAGTCCAGAGTCCTGGTCCTGCGGACGATCCCGGGTTCCGCCTCGCCCGCGTCTTCTGCTCCGCGAGGGGTCAACACTGAGCTCGCAGCCAGGCCGGGTCTGGAGCAGACAGAGGGTGGGGGCCGCAGGGCCGCACGCAGGAGCTCACTCGTAGGCCACACGGGAGTAGGG
This window encodes:
- the PDLIM4 gene encoding PDZ and LIM domain protein 4 isoform X1, with amino-acid sequence MPHSVTLRGPSPWGFRLVGGRDFSAPLTISRVHAGSKAALAALCPGDLIQAINGESTELMTHLEAQNRIKGCHDHLTLSVSRPEGRSWPSTPEDKAQAQRIHIDPEAQDGSPATSRRPSATGIGLEDGRPGLGPPYGQPSHLPLHHNGSNSEATLMTQMSTLHVSPLHSTDPARGLPRSRDCGVDLGSEVYRMLREPAEPLTAEPKQSGSFRYLQGMLEAGEGGERPGPGGPRNLKPTASKLGTPLSGLQGLPECTRCGHGIVGTIVKARDKLYHPECFMCSDCGLNLKQRGYFFLDERLYCESHAKARVKPPEGYDVVAVYPNAKVELV
- the PDLIM4 gene encoding PDZ and LIM domain protein 4 isoform X4, whose amino-acid sequence is MPHSVTLRGPSPWGFRLVGGRDFSAPLTISRVHAGSKAALAALCPGDLIQAINGESTELMTHLEAQNRIKGCHDHLTLSVSRPEGRSWPSTPEDKAQAQRIHIDPEAQDGSPATSRRPSATGIGLEDGRPGLGPPYGQPSHLPLHHNGSNSEATLMTQMSTLHVSPLHSTDPARGLPRSRDCGVDLGSEVYRMLREPAEPLTAEPKQSGSFRYLQGMLEAGEGGAPSSRLGTSFTTRSASCAATAA
- the PDLIM4 gene encoding PDZ and LIM domain protein 4 isoform X2; amino-acid sequence: MPSLVHAGSKAALAALCPGDLIQAINGESTELMTHLEAQNRIKGCHDHLTLSVSRPEGRSWPSTPEDKAQAQRIHIDPEAQDGSPATSRRPSATGIGLEDGRPGLGPPYGQPSHLPLHHNGSNSEATLMTQMSTLHVSPLHSTDPARGLPRSRDCGVDLGSEVYRMLREPAEPLTAEPKQSGSFRYLQGMLEAGEGGERPGPGGPRNLKPTASKLGTPLSGLQGLPECTRCGHGIVGTIVKARDKLYHPECFMCSDCGLNLKQRGYFFLDERLYCESHAKARVKPPEGYDVVAVYPNAKVELV
- the PDLIM4 gene encoding PDZ and LIM domain protein 4 isoform X3 encodes the protein MCGARGPLICSTLPPNAAWPWSRPEGRSWPSTPEDKAQAQRIHIDPEAQDGSPATSRRPSATGIGLEDGRPGLGPPYGQPSHLPLHHNGSNSEATLMTQMSTLHVSPLHSTDPARGLPRSRDCGVDLGSEVYRMLREPAEPLTAEPKQSGSFRYLQGMLEAGEGGERPGPGGPRNLKPTASKLGTPLSGLQGLPECTRCGHGIVGTIVKARDKLYHPECFMCSDCGLNLKQRGYFFLDERLYCESHAKARVKPPEGYDVVAVYPNAKVELV